A portion of the Halalkalicoccus tibetensis genome contains these proteins:
- a CDS encoding PRC-barrel domain-containing protein: MDQERTPQEITSLVGREVYSANGVFVGEIEDIKLDLGTEIVTGLALREPNEELFGAQARGTRGILIPYRWVRAVGDVVLVNDVVERLETPEEEGEEVVA; encoded by the coding sequence ATGGATCAGGAGCGAACGCCCCAGGAGATCACGTCGCTCGTCGGCCGCGAAGTCTACTCGGCAAACGGCGTGTTCGTCGGCGAGATCGAGGACATCAAGCTGGATCTCGGGACCGAGATCGTCACCGGCCTCGCGTTGCGCGAGCCCAACGAGGAGCTGTTCGGCGCACAGGCCCGCGGAACCCGCGGGATCCTCATCCCCTACCGCTGGGTCCGTGCCGTCGGCGACGTGGTGCTCGTCAACGACGTGGTCGAGCGCCTCGAAACCCCCGAGGAGGAGGGCGAAGAGGTAGTCGCCTAA
- a CDS encoding metal ABC transporter permease, producing MGRSTRRRLELAGIALTGALAAVMIAFVLLYWLRDVPYFAAAYEQFRIAGRLLDFYLGTNVFQHPFMWQSMATGVLIGIVAPLVGTYLVHREMALIGETLAHTAFAGVAFGFLFSAVTGWDGSLLLIALIVGILGALCVQWLTEHTNAYGDVPIAIMLTGSFAVGTLIISYGRGQTGIDIEGYLFGSLAVVTVEGARLMAVLSVLVVGLVAITYKQLLFITFDEQAARVARLNVDAYNTLLIVMTAVVVVGAMQVLGVILVAAMLVVPVAAASQIAGSFRETLYLSIVFGQLSIVGGFAFSIHQGLPSGGSIVVVAIAIYLLAVALSNRSATALSTH from the coding sequence ATGGGGCGATCGACCAGACGCCGGCTCGAGCTCGCCGGGATCGCCCTCACCGGTGCCCTCGCGGCGGTGATGATCGCCTTCGTCCTGCTCTACTGGCTCCGCGACGTCCCCTACTTCGCCGCCGCCTACGAGCAGTTCCGCATCGCGGGCCGGTTGCTCGACTTCTATCTGGGGACGAACGTCTTCCAGCATCCGTTCATGTGGCAGTCGATGGCCACGGGCGTGTTGATCGGGATCGTCGCTCCCTTGGTCGGCACGTATCTCGTCCACCGGGAGATGGCGCTGATCGGCGAGACGCTCGCCCACACCGCCTTCGCGGGCGTGGCCTTCGGCTTCCTGTTCAGCGCCGTGACCGGCTGGGACGGCTCGCTGCTGCTGATCGCGCTGATCGTCGGGATCCTCGGGGCGCTCTGTGTCCAGTGGCTGACCGAGCACACGAACGCCTACGGCGACGTCCCCATCGCGATCATGCTCACCGGCAGTTTCGCGGTCGGCACGCTGATCATCAGCTACGGCCGGGGTCAGACCGGCATCGACATCGAGGGTTACCTGTTCGGGAGCCTCGCGGTCGTCACCGTCGAGGGCGCGCGGCTGATGGCCGTCCTCAGCGTCCTGGTCGTCGGGCTGGTCGCGATCACCTACAAGCAGCTGCTGTTCATCACGTTCGACGAGCAGGCCGCCCGCGTCGCCCGGCTGAACGTCGACGCCTACAACACCCTGCTGATCGTGATGACGGCCGTCGTCGTCGTCGGCGCGATGCAGGTTCTGGGCGTGATCCTCGTCGCCGCGATGCTGGTCGTGCCCGTCGCCGCGGCCTCCCAGATCGCCGGCAGCTTCCGGGAGACGCTCTACCTCTCGATCGTCTTCGGCCAGCTCTCGATCGTCGGCGGGTTCGCGTTCTCGATCCACCAGGGGCTTCCCTCCGGTGGGTCGATCGTCGTCGTCGCGATCGCCATCTACCTGCTCGCGGTCGCCCTCTCGAACCGGTCTGCGACCGCGCTCTCGACGCACTGA
- a CDS encoding DHH family phosphoesterase, with protein MSTGVTISSMSRYAILGCGSVGHAVADELIDQGKDVLIVDRDDDRVETLRDRDMNAQVGDIREQDVAGSVANRDVVLILSSDVEANKAAVSNVRELEEDVFVIARASDPVSGDELAELGADTVINPSSVIAESALRLLESGELEHRAQHLSEIITATERKLAIVTHDNPDPDAIASAVALRAITEHLDVEADIFYFGDMGHQENRAFVNLLDVDMKSASRDDENAFVEYDTVALVDHAMLTDTNEEFDQPVDVLIDHHDIDIDRDIPDDLPFIDIRPQMNSTSTILTKYVQEFDLGLEESVATALLYGIRAETLDFKRDTTPADLTAAAYLYPFANHDTLEQVESPSMSPETLDVLAEAITNREVQGSHLVSNAGFIRDREALEQAAQHLLNLEGITTTAVFGIADNTIYLAARSKDIRLNIGRVLLDAFEEIGETMGHSTQARVEIPLGIFTGIETNEDNRETLLHLTEEAVRRKLFAAMGVESEGSNGS; from the coding sequence ATGAGTACCGGCGTGACGATCTCCTCGATGTCCCGATATGCGATTCTCGGCTGCGGTAGCGTCGGCCACGCGGTCGCCGACGAGCTGATCGATCAGGGCAAGGACGTGCTGATCGTCGACCGGGACGACGACCGCGTCGAGACCCTGCGGGACCGCGACATGAACGCACAGGTCGGGGACATCCGCGAGCAGGACGTCGCCGGGAGCGTCGCGAACCGGGACGTCGTCCTGATCCTCTCCTCGGACGTCGAGGCGAACAAGGCCGCCGTCTCGAACGTCCGCGAGCTCGAAGAGGACGTCTTCGTCATCGCACGGGCGAGCGACCCGGTCTCGGGCGACGAACTGGCCGAGCTGGGTGCCGACACGGTGATCAACCCCTCGTCGGTGATCGCCGAGTCCGCCCTCCGCCTGCTCGAATCGGGCGAGCTCGAACACCGCGCCCAGCACCTCTCGGAGATCATCACCGCCACCGAGCGCAAGCTCGCGATCGTCACCCACGACAACCCGGACCCCGACGCGATCGCCAGCGCCGTCGCGCTGCGGGCGATCACCGAGCATCTCGACGTGGAGGCCGACATCTTCTACTTCGGCGACATGGGCCACCAGGAGAACCGGGCGTTCGTCAACCTGCTCGACGTCGACATGAAATCGGCCTCGCGGGACGACGAGAACGCCTTCGTGGAGTACGACACGGTCGCGCTGGTCGATCACGCGATGCTGACCGACACCAACGAGGAGTTCGACCAGCCGGTCGACGTCCTCATCGACCACCACGACATCGACATCGACCGGGACATTCCCGACGACCTCCCGTTCATCGACATCCGACCCCAGATGAACTCCACGTCGACGATCCTCACGAAATACGTCCAGGAGTTCGATCTGGGCCTCGAGGAGTCGGTCGCGACCGCGCTGCTCTACGGCATCCGCGCCGAGACGCTGGACTTCAAACGTGATACGACCCCGGCGGACCTGACGGCGGCCGCCTACCTCTATCCCTTCGCGAACCACGACACCTTAGAACAGGTCGAGTCGCCCTCGATGAGCCCCGAGACGCTCGACGTGCTCGCGGAGGCGATCACGAACCGCGAGGTCCAGGGCAGCCACCTGGTCTCGAACGCGGGGTTCATCCGGGATCGGGAGGCGCTCGAACAGGCCGCCCAGCACCTCCTCAATCTGGAGGGGATCACCACGACCGCCGTCTTCGGCATCGCGGACAACACGATCTACCTGGCCGCGCGCTCGAAGGACATCCGCCTGAACATCGGGCGCGTGCTGCTCGACGCCTTCGAGGAGATCGGCGAGACGATGGGTCACTCGACGCAGGCCCGCGTCGAGATCCCGCTGGGCATCTTCACGGGGATCGAGACCAACGAGGACAACCGCGAGACGCTGTTGCATCTCACCGAGGAAGCCGTCCGCAGAAAACTGTTCGCCGCGATGGGCGTCGAGAGCGAGGGGTCGAACGGTTCTTAG
- a CDS encoding serine hydrolase domain-containing protein, whose product MAETRITWPRRTVLAALGAAGTGSIVGQGSVGSTADEPSRSEDSFVSHGIERIEDLFEHHLELGLHHGAQLAVYRGDELVVDLAGGTLGPEREAVTPDSRFLLFSCTKPYAAACLHHLADRGRLDFDDRVVDHWPAFAAEGTGKASTTVRHVLTHQAGLPETPADDRPEIWDDPDSLAGSMEAVDPEFPPGSTAQYHTLSFGWLTGELVRQVTGQRIDEYACEHVFEPLGMDRTHIGLPDDEPHDVATLTGFDASDTLVETDVSIGSTNQEVAETFNQESIRRSLVPGANGVGPARELARFYACYLNGGGLDGTRLLGPETVEEAPSVQVEVEPDETVGSGQRYGLGFQLGGALPDRHGIGAPLANYGHAGLGSSISWADPEADIAFAYVTNGIRDDFQNNARMAVMGETVRRELA is encoded by the coding sequence ATGGCCGAAACACGGATCACGTGGCCGCGGCGGACGGTCCTCGCGGCGCTCGGCGCCGCCGGAACGGGCTCAATCGTCGGGCAGGGATCGGTCGGTTCGACCGCCGACGAACCGTCCCGTTCGGAGGACTCGTTCGTCTCCCATGGGATCGAACGGATCGAGGACCTCTTCGAGCATCACCTCGAACTGGGGCTCCACCACGGGGCACAGCTGGCGGTCTACCGGGGCGACGAACTGGTGGTGGACCTCGCGGGCGGAACCCTCGGCCCCGAGCGGGAGGCCGTCACGCCCGACTCGCGCTTCCTGCTGTTCTCCTGTACGAAGCCGTACGCCGCCGCCTGTCTCCATCATCTGGCCGACCGCGGTCGGCTCGACTTCGACGACCGGGTGGTCGATCACTGGCCGGCGTTCGCTGCGGAGGGGACCGGGAAGGCATCGACCACCGTCCGCCACGTGCTCACCCACCAGGCCGGACTGCCCGAGACGCCAGCCGACGACCGACCGGAGATCTGGGACGACCCGGATTCCCTAGCCGGGAGCATGGAGGCGGTTGACCCCGAGTTCCCGCCCGGATCGACCGCCCAGTACCACACGCTCAGCTTCGGTTGGCTGACGGGCGAGCTCGTCCGTCAGGTCACCGGCCAACGGATCGACGAGTACGCCTGCGAGCACGTCTTCGAGCCCCTGGGAATGGACCGGACCCACATCGGCCTCCCGGACGACGAGCCCCACGACGTCGCGACCCTGACCGGCTTCGACGCCTCGGACACGCTCGTCGAGACCGACGTGAGCATCGGCTCGACCAACCAGGAGGTGGCGGAGACCTTCAATCAAGAATCGATCCGGCGGAGCCTCGTCCCCGGCGCGAACGGCGTGGGCCCGGCGCGCGAGCTCGCCCGGTTCTACGCCTGCTACCTGAACGGCGGGGGGCTCGACGGCACCCGCCTGCTCGGGCCGGAAACGGTCGAGGAAGCGCCCAGCGTGCAGGTCGAGGTCGAACCCGACGAAACGGTGGGTTCGGGCCAGCGCTACGGGCTCGGTTTCCAGCTCGGCGGCGCCCTGCCGGATCGCCACGGGATCGGCGCCCCGCTCGCCAACTACGGGCACGCGGGGCTCGGGAGCAGCATCTCGTGGGCCGACCCCGAGGCCGACATCGCCTTCGCGTACGTGACCAACGGCATCCGCGACGACTTCCAGAACAACGCGCGGATGGCCGTGATGGGCGAGACCGTCCGCCGGGAGCTCGCCTGA